The genomic interval CTTGTGTCCTGTTCCATAATCCTTTCCCTCTTCACACCACTGAGGTTGTTCTCCAATATTTTATCCTGCAAGTTTAAAGACTTTAATCCcactagagtttatttttgtgtagtgCGTGAGGTAGGGATCCATCTTCCCTTCATAACGGTGGCCTACTGTCCTCGAACTATCTGCTGAGACACATAATGCCACATGGGTCATAGTCGGATTCTTATTTACACAGGGGTCTCTTCGTGGACCTCATTCTGTCCCACTGGTCTGTTTGACTGCGTAGCTTCACAGTAAGCCTTGGCTTCTGGAGGACAAGGCCTCCTTTCTCACTCCTCTTCAAAATTATACTTGCTATTTTTTGGTCCTTTACTGTTCTGATAAATTTTAGTGTCCGCATATCAAATTAAATAGGAAACATCCCAGCTGGATTTTGTTTAACATTCCATTACAGGTTTCTGGAAAAGAcagcatttgaaataaaattggattttctcatcaatgtgtgtatgtgtgtgtatatatatatatatttttttttttcatatttatatgtgtgtgtgtgtataatatatatgtgaataatgTATGTATACCTATGTAAAATATAGGATCCATgtaggtcttttaaaaatatttccttcaataaaattttgtatttttcttcataaaggtCTTGTGTAGCTTTGCTAAGATCTATTTGTGGGTAGGTTTTCTTGCtatgtaaatgcatttttttctttattttatttaatgcatttatttattattttttctaattggtTATTGTTTATTAATAGGAATGTTTTTGATTGAAAAATGTTGAACTTGGATCCAGCAACTTGactaaattctttgtttttgtattttctatgtaCACAGCCATATTATCTGCAACAAAtaattacaactttttttttcatttcactcattgtaccttgtttattcttttgtctttttacatTGGCTTAAGTCCCCAGAACTATGGTGAATAGAAGCGGTAATAATGATCACTCTTGGTTTTTTGCTGACTTTAAACCAATACTCTTGAAACTTAACCACTATCTATTATCAGGCCACTGGTCTGGTTTAGTTATCCATTATCAgattaaagacattttcttttattcctagtttggtACTTTAGGAAGAGTCGTGACTGGGGattgaattttgtaaaatgcctCATCTGCTCCTTTGATTGGTAAAACTAAGTGTTTCGGGTGTTTTGGAAAATAACCTCTGTTCTTCAGTAGTTGGTTGTAGGGTTCGATGGCTCAAGCTTGCAAGTTATGCTACTCACATCTTCTACATCCTTATACATTACTCTTGGCTTGATCTACCAGTTCCTGTTAGTGGGATGTTAAAGACTCCTGTTCCTCCTtgtaattttgtcaatttttgctcTATGTAGTTTGGGATATTATTCTGAGTTTGGGAGCTCCCTATTCTgcctttaaagttttaaaatctatattaaaggattccccttcctttctgcctgccttccctccctccctttctttttttttttttttctaggtaagCTACTAAAAATGTTCTAGCTTAATTTTATCCAACATGTCTCAGTATCCACATAGTTAAAGGGAAATCTTACTAGCCTGCTGTTTCATTTGCCAGAATTAAAAATTCCAGACCTGCTTTTCTCAAACCATGAAAACCTATTTTCAAACATGTAACGCTTGCACCGGACAGCTACAGTATCAAGGCGAGAGAAACGCCCCAGCCCCATCTGACTTTCATCCAGCCTCCACAGTCCGGGAGGTCCCAAGAGCCTACTTTTGAGCCATCGACCCTGCCCTCTCTGATCTGCCTGGGAGAGAGCTGAGTCGGGGTCAGGGCAAGCACATTGGAGTTTTCTGGGTGCTGACACACGGAAGGCCTGAGCTGGGCAGGGTTGGAGTTGGGAAGGGggcttcttttctttcactttccctTCTACGCTCTTCACTTCGAGATCACTGATCTCCCCTGTCTGGGATCAGCTCTTTCCTACCTCTGGCTGAGAAAGTTCTGTAGGCATAAGCATTATGTCTTATTGATCTTTGCATTCCCTAGAACCATGCCTATCATATTAATGCTCATTACATAAATGTTGGTTGGGTGGATACAAGGATAGTTCGACAGATGGGTGGCTGGatgagtgggtgggggagggatggttGAGTGGGTGAGTTCTAGGTTCTCAAAGGAGGCGGCTGGTTTCCATGACTTTTCCTGCCTATCTATTTCCATGAGGAATTTTTCACCTGCACTGTTTGTTGAAGGGGCAGGAGCCCTCATACTCTGGATTCGAATCCTCCAAACATCAGTCCTGGCCTCCCTGAAAAGGAACTGAGGAAAGGGAGATGTGATTTGGTTGACTCAGTGAGTCTCTTGACCTTTCTGGACCTAACTGTCCCATTCTTAAAATCAAGGGCTCAGTTGAGCTACCTTTTCAAACACAAAAGGTCCAATTTTAGTGTAAGGTTTAAAAATGCTGCCCCGGAACTGGCATCGACTGTGTTTTCTATTGctatcatgaagaaaaataaaatggtgcagAACcgcacaaattttttaaagatgaatcaTGTTTGTTAGCCGtactttacattaaaaataatgttcattttcAAGCACTGtgttctggggggaaaaaaaaaaagtatactctaTCATCATGAAATATTCGATGGCCAGGTTCTACCATTTGGCAGTCTTGCTAAGGATCTGTCCGGCTGCTGTATCCAGAGATGCGTGTCTCTGTACCTTCTCACAGATGCTAAAATTAGGAGTCTCTGCCTGGGTTGGGGTTGAATAGctgaggggtagggagaggggatGGGCAGTGACTCAGAGAGAGGCCAGCAGGCGTGCGGCCTGGTCGGCTGTGGCTTGGGGTGGCCCAGACACTTGCACATGACCCGATGTGGACTAAAAGCAGGAAAGCAGCCTTCTCACAGCCGTGCCATAAAAACAGATCTGCTAGCCTTGAGCAATGGAAGAGTTGAAAGATTCTGGAAGGCAGGCCACTTCTCTGCTTCATTTCCAAGCATCCACATGCCTGGCTTCCCAGAGAGATAGGATAACCTCCAGCGGGGGAAAGTTCAACATTTCTTGACCAAGACCGTCCTGAAGTCCTGTATGCTGCCCTCCGGGGAAGCTCGTCTACCTGGGCAGACAGACAGGTGCGATGATAGGTGGCCAATGCCAGGGTTGACTGGGTCTGGGTTTCGGCAGGGAAAGGTTAGGGGTGACTTTGAAAATAGTGTCAAGGTCTTCTGCCCCCattggggaggaggcaggagtgaCCTGGGGGTACTGAGGGAGGCAGGCGTATCGTTCATTGCGAGTAGGCCCCTCGCCTTGGACTATTAGACAAACGTACAGGGGCCGTGGGATCACAGAGGGGCCGTTAAAATGCGGAGTCAGCTGCAGCAGGACTGGGGTTCCAGGTTTCTAACAAGTTGGGTGGAGAGCGGAGCAGAGTGCTGGGTGAGAGGCCgaggaagaggcaggagatgGGACTATCTGCATGGAGGCTTGGCGAGCCTGTGTAAGGGACAGTGGCCGTGACAACAGGTGGGAGGCAAGGCGATTGCGGCTGGGGCCTGGGCGGTGTTGCCAGCAGCACGTACACAGTCAAACCCAGGGCTGTATAAGCTCATCACCATCGACTATGAGCGTCCATGGTCAGCTCTGCACCCTGGACAGCGCCCAAGACATCAGGTTACAACAGCCTTCCGCGCGTTGCTTCCTCATCTGAGACAGGTGCGCTGCTTGTCCTCTCCTTGAGGCCTGCAAGCCCAATCCTCTTAGCACTGGTGGACAATCCCCAGGTGGGTCCTGGGCATACGCAGACTCTTAGAATCTTCTGGCCAGAGCCATCTGGCCCTCTGCTTCGGTGCGTCAACACAGTGTGCCGGTCTACTCAAGTCCATGAGATCAATACAGAGCTGTTGGCCACATGTGGCCTCGGCATTCCTCCTCCGACCTGCTCTACCTGCTGGAAGCTTCTCCTCTAGAAGCCTCTCCAGCTGGACAAGCCCTGCGCATGCAGTCCTGCTGTCCTTTCTAGGCTAATAAAGACTGTGCTTTATACTAACTGtaacccctttttaaaaatgttaccgTTACTCCCTTTTTGTGTAAAAGGACAGTGCGCACCTGTGATTTAAAAGGCCTTGGACCAAGTAAGGAGTTGGAAACCACGTTAGTCCCCAGCTTTAGGACAGGTTTCTCTACTGGGTAGAGGAAATCCCAGAGCCTCAGAAGCAGCTTtagccctgcttccctcccagcaCTGGCCTGCATTTCCTACCCTGTTCCCCCTTCTGCAAAATACCCCCTCTGAAAGCCTTCACGCGCAGCTTTGTGAACTAGAAACTGAGGTCCCCCGTGTGACATCTAACTTGAAACTTAAGATGGTGAAGGCTTTCAGAGCCCAGACGTTCACAGACACTTTACACCTGAAGTTCTTTGGGTGTCATTTTTTGCCAAAACGTTTAGCACGGACGGCTGTTTAGTTAGACTCTGGTATAAATCTGCGGTCCTCCCGCCCGGAACTTGATCCTGAGCAGGCACCTGGAGGAAATCCCGGCTCCCACCCACCGTTCCCTGGCCTGCTGGAAGACGGCCTGGGCAAGTCAGGAAAGAGCACCCACCCCTCACTGTCCCGCGAGATCAGACTTTTAGGGTTTGGGGGCAGTGCAGGGAAGTGCTTTGAGATGAGAAGAGCTTCTGCTGAGGGATGACAAGGGAAATCACCCAGAATCCAGGGCGTACGGACGACAGCGGCCCCCCTCTCTTCTGGGGGGAGGTCTGACAAACAGGTGGGAGGGACAGGTAGAGGCAATTAAGACACAACAATCAAGCCAACCTTTAAatagcaacttttaaaaatataaaaacagctcATTAcaatgacttttcattttctttttttcttcaggaaTCAACTTTCTTCTACCCTCACCCTCCCTTGTGGCTGGAGCCTTTAACAAGACACGGCAGAGGCATACCtgggacccagagagagagagagagagaaattctccagacggcccctccccaccctccagaaGGTACAGGGCACCCAGCCCGTCTCCACAGTCTCTGGGTCACGTCACGGGAGCTGCTCGCCTGGAGCAAGATCACTGAAGACCGGCAGTTTCCACTGgggccccttccttccttctcaccaGACAGAATCACACATtataaaataatccataaaaATGCAGTATCAAAATTATCTTCCATATGCTACATCCACGGAGAGCCCATCACCAGGACTCACATCGGCCTTTAgcttttccttaaaagaaaaaaaaaaaaaagaccaagaagggaggaaaaaacaaaaacaaaaacaaaaacaaaacccaaatcctaATACCTCAGAACATTTTGGTACCAAAGAGTGGCACCTACAGGAGACGATATTTCTACCTGTAAACTGTTTGGGCTCCAAGGAAAGACTGAAAGCTACAAGAAATCACCACAGTGCCAGGACCGGTGTCCCCACCCAACCCCAGGTCCCTTCAGCCCTGCTGTGCCCCCTGGGGTGGGCccgggttggggagggggtgggggggagagtaTCCCTTCGGACTCCCAACTCTTATATAGGTTGATTACGCTTTTCCCCTCTAGGGAGAGAGGGGGtcagaagcaggagaggggggGAGAAGGCATTTTATAAAGGACATCGATTCTAACtctttttattcaaattaaaaaaaaaaaaaaagcacccacaTCAGTTTTGCTATTTTTCTCTGGTAGCTCCCTGAGCTGAGTTGCTAtgctttcctctttctgtcctttGAAGGTTGTGTCCGAAGATCAAGAAGGTCCAGAGATGGAGTTCCTTTATGCCTCCACCTCTCCTCACCATAACCGAGTGTgcaccaaagagagagagagagagagtgagggaggcaagaaggaaagagagagcaagtcaGACCCCTGAGACAGAGGGAGGCAAGCGCAGGCGGCCACAGGAAGTCTGACCTTCGTCAGCCCAGCTGGCCACCAAGCAAGCCTTGCCAGGGTCCTGACAGGACTCAGGCTGTTCCCAAGTCCACGGGGAGGTGCGCTCGTCCCAGGGACCCCCACTTCCTAGTCAGTCTGGTCACGGGCTGcagctcccttcctctgccccctccacgcCCTCTCCATTTGGCTCCCCCTCCCGGCCTCCCCTTCCCAGGTGGGgatgtccctttttaaaaaaaaaaaaaaaaaaaaaaaaaaaaaagccaccaccACGAGTGGGTTACAAATACAGCAGGCGAAGTACACGGCTAGCGTTTTCGGTGGGAAGGAGCCTCCTCCCCCACTGACCAGTCCGAGATAGAGGAGtctgttatttacatttttcacaaACATTGTGCGCTGCACAATCGGGAAAATGagattccccccctcccccagcacaagCACATGGTCCACTCCAGCATCCCCGACCCGGGGCAGGGGGACAGAGCAAAatagaggggaaggaaagatggagatTCACGAGGGCGTCTGTTGGGGGGTTGGAGCCCCAACCCTCCAAAGAGATCTACTTGTAGCATCTGCCAGGGTTGtggacagggaggaggagagataTCCACCGGAGTCCTCGAGACACAGGGGTCCATGCCCAGGGGTCCGGACTGTGGCGGGCGCGCCCTCTCGGCCTGCCGGAGCGCAGCCCTGGACCACTCGGCTGCCCGCCGCCAGCCTCTGCCAGCCTCGGGGCCCCTCGCGGGGTCGCCCTGTCACCGCCGAGTCTGTCTCTCCCGGAGTCTGACAGCCCAGTTAGAGTCCTTGTTTAGTAGATGACCTCATAAACCGTGGCCTTCTTGTCACCAGAGCCTGTTACAATATATTTGTCATCCGCTGAAATGTCACAACTCAAGACAGATGAGGATTCCTTGGACTGCAGGAGGAAGGCGAGggcaggcaggagggtggggggagaaaaaaaggcagacaCTCACTTTCCTGGTACTCAGCATGACTTCTGTGCTGTGTGTGTCATGTCCCACCTGCCAGCCCCTGGAGCTCCAACCCTGAGCACACCCAGCACCACCTGGAGAGGCACTTTTGGGTACAGATGTCCTGTCCTCTGGCTTTCCCACCGGGAAAGGCTCACGAGCAGGGTCCAGGGGGATCCTGGAGTTGTACTGGCCGAAAGAGCATGGGAGCACGAGTTTCTCCCCGGAGTTTACAGACAGGAGTGAGCACTTCTGATCAGGGTGTGGGCAGCCACCGGGCCGAGCTAGGAAGGGGACCTACGCCCGACCCGAGGTGTCCAGTGTGACTAGGGAGACTCTGAGGGTTACACGTGGGACACTCTGGATGCCATACAGTCCCAACACAGGTCCCGAAAGCGTCTTGTAGGCTGGGAGCACACTGTGTGTGTACGCatacacgtgcgtgtgtgtggtcAAGACTGTGTGTGAGTGAGAGCTGTATGTCGGGACCCAGATCTTGAAAAATCACCAAAagcctctccctgctctcccctctctttcCAGACCATTCTCTCCTGCGTCACCTCACTCCTCACACTGAAGTGTCGAAACACAAACTTAACTTGAATATCAGGTAACACTTCTCTGGAAAGAGCTGCCCAGTGCACCTCCTGTGAGTGCTCAGTTCACCGGCCAGAACCAGGAACATGACTTAACTCCCTGTTCTAGAAATCCTGTAGAATCCCCGCTTAAAAGCCCTCACCCCATGGGTCAGAGGCCACGAGCCGCAGTGTGTGGCCCGCTGATGTGTCCCAGGACTTGGCTCCAGGGGACCCATCCCAGACCCCCAGCACGTAAGGGCTGGAAGGGGCCATCCCCATCCCCGGGGGAGGCCGAGACCTGGGGCAGGAGCCAGGGGCCCCCCGGGCGGTACCTGGAATATGCTGGCTCCGTACGGCGTCCTCCAGGCATTGAGGAGATTGTCTTTCCCAGTGCTCACGAACCACTTGCCTGCAGGCGGGTGGCAAAGGGAACGTCAGCTCATGGCTCGCTGCCTTGGAAAGCAAGACCCACCCCAGACACGGCTGGCTGCCATGGAGAGGTGGTGTGGACCACAGGTGGACTCTCGGCTGGTGGGGGGCATTTCGTAAGTGAGACCTGTAACGGACTCACAGACCCTCCCAGAACGGACTCTCTGCAGTCCCGGGCGGAGGAGGGGGGGCGGTGGGCACAGACGGGACGGAGAACAGTAGGATTTGCACCTCATCACAGTCATTGCCCTTCCCCAAAAGATTCTTTGTAAAGCCACCAGCTGAGTGATCCTTCTCAGTTTTACAACTGGAAGGCGGCAGAAAGTGCTAGAAATGGCAGAGCCCTGAGGTCTGGAGACCTAGCCAGCCGCAGGTGGAGATGGGCTGGTGCTCGGGCTCTGCAGAGCTCTGCCTGTGCTAATGCGCTCCTGGTCCCCAAAGTCGCACGGGGGCCCCGGGCCGCTCCGGAGAAAGAACCCCTGGCAGGCGGAGAGGATGGGGGTAGCTGAGGTTGTGCAGCCAGACCAGGGAGAAGGAGCTCCAACCTGGGGCTGTCTGCCACCACAGCCTGCAGTCTTAGCCTGCTGCCATGAGTGCCTGGTACCCTGTGGCCATATCTGCATCCAAGGGACAAggatggcggtgggggggggggggcaggggggcacaCAGACGCTGAACATGAATGACAGCAGTCGGGATCGGGAGGCTGGATTCCAGGACGTGGCTGGCGCAGAGGCTCTGCCCTGCTCTCAGCTTTGGGACCCCCTCTGCGCAGAGGGCAGGCCAGGCTGCCCGGAGTTCCCGGCCCCCTGAGGCTCACCACAGTAGGCAAACTTCAGTGACAGCACGCAGCTCTCGTGCAAGTGCAGCTGGTACTTGTCCGGCTTGGTGTGGTGCAGGACCTCCACGTTGCTGCTCTCCATGCCCACAGCCAGCCACTCCCCAGTGGGGCAGTAGCCCAGTGAGAAGATCTGCAGGGGGCGGCAGACCAGACTCAGCTCCTCTATCCCCCCACACTCCACCTGGGGCCCCAGGGGCTCCTCAAAGGCCCCGCTCAGGGACCCCGGGCCCACTGCTCCCCTTCCCGTCACATCCCCACCTGCAAGGCaaagcccctctcctctccctcagctctgGAATGCCTTTTAGGGGCCAGGATGTAGGGGCTCAGAGAGGTCGCTGACTCTAAAAAGTAAGtggtaggagcgcctgggtggctcagtgggttaaagcctctgttttcggctcaggtcatggacccagggtcccagggtcctgggatcgagccccgcatcgggctctctgctcagcagggagcctgcttcctcctctctctctgcctgcctctctgcctgctagtgatctctgtctatcaaataaataaataaaatcttttaaaaaaataaaaagtaagtggtagagccagcATTCCAACTCAGAGGTGGCACAGGCGTTTCACTTTCAAAGTTACTCTGTCCCTGGGACTTTAGCCTTTCCTTAAGGAAAAAAGTGAATAGAAATGCTAAAATACTAAATACGTATggttaaaacatttaaatgagtaacacaaacaacaacaaaaaataaggcTACCCGATGTCCACAGAACATCCTCTACGAGTCGGACTATGGCGAAGGCTTTTAGAGGGACCACTTCAAGGCTCACACCACACCTACAACATAGCTACTACCGTGTCCATCCCACGAGGGAAGAAAAAACTGGGGCCAAAGTGCTCAACAACAAAGGAGCTAAGAATCCTATCACAGCAGCTGGGTCAAGTACATCCTAGTCCAGGGCCTTCCTTCTCCATTCTATTCTattgctgcctcctccaggaagccctccgaGGTGGCTCAAGTTGGTCACAGTCCATTTGCAATGACCACCTGTGAGGGCTCCCTTGTCCCCTGACCCAGCCCCTGGGACCCCCAAAGGGAAGGGCGCACGttgtcctgggggaggggaggagcgcACACACCTGGGAGGTGAAGTCATGCTGCTGCAGCTGCCGGCCCTCGCGCAGGTCCCAGGAGCGCACGGTGTTGTCCAGGCCTCCGGTCCACAGCTTGGTGCCATCGTGGGAGATGTCTATGCAGCTGGCCCCGTCTGTGTGACCCTGGAACTGCCTACGGAGGccaagaagggagagggagtgagccCTCCGGACCCACTGACCGTCAAGGCCAGCTGTGTCTGAGCAGAAGAAGAAACTTAGGCTGAGAAGGGGGTGGACCGTGCACCCACGGCCCTCCGGTGAGCTTGCAGTAGAGCTGGGTCTCCTCCCCCGGGACGGGGTCATAATGGAGGCAGGATTCGCATGGGACCACCACTCCTGAGGCCCCACAACAACCACCAAGTGACACTGCTCCGACCGCCCGGGAGCCGATGCTCTCCTTCCTcagttccctccctctgctcgtcTCCAATGCTCTGGATTCTATGCTCCCCTCTCCTCGGAGCCTTCTGCAAAGGTGCCCTCCGTCCCCCACCCACACCGATCACCTGACACAGGGCTGCCCCCTCAGCCGGCCCACTCGGATGTGACCACCCCACAGCCAAAGCACCCCGGGCGGGACGCTGTTAGGACCAGCGCGACCTTCCCGAGAACGAAGCTCCCCGGCCCCCTGGTGCAGCCGCACCTGACCAGGGTCTGGTTGTGCAGGTCCCACACGGCGATGTTGCCGTCActgcagcaggagaagcagactttggCGTCAGGGCTGATGGCCAGGGCGTAGCAGGCAGGGGCTGAGGACGTCAGCTCGGCCTTGATGCGGGGCGTGGGTGAGGCCAGGTCCCAGATGGTGAGCGTGCTGGCCTCGCCACCCACAATGAGCGTGCGCCCGTCGGGGAGCAGCTTGCACGAGCGGATGTAGTTGTCCCTGTTctggagggagaaggggcaaCGTTGAGCTCTGgccacccctcctcccagggaCCAGAAGAATCCCACCCAGTGACACTGAGTGTCCTCCGGAAGCcgttccctcccccccacccacaacCCTTCAATCTTTTGTGCACGTCTTCACCAACCCTGGCAAGCTCAGTATCATCTCCACTTAAGGATGGTAAACCCAGGGCTCAAGGGTCCACCAGCCAGTTTACTGCCCAGCCAGGGTGCCCCTCCGCCAGCCAGAGGAAGTGTCTGCAGTCCTGGGGCCTCTCACCAGGCAGTCCAGCTGGGAGATCGGGCTCTTGCTGCCTGGCTGGCTGATGTCCCAGATCTTCACGCAGCCCTTGCCCCCCGTGTAGACGTGCCGCGTGGGGTTGCTGATGGTCACAGCACACACCACCTCCCCGTGGCTCAGCGTGTTGATCTGCCGGGCGTGGCGGGGGATGCCAGGACCGGCCAAGGCGTCGTGGGGGAAGGGCACGGGCTGCATCTGCCCGTCAGCACTCACGTGGAAAGAGTACGCCCTAAAAGGGAGAACACGTCCCTTCCGTCATTCCCAATCCTCTCAGTTCCCACGAGTCCAACCCAGGTCAGATGGCACCACCCTGACTGGTCCACCTCTGCACCCCACTCCCCAAATCTTAGGGAACCTGGGCACCCCAACCTCCTTGGCCTGGCTCTACAGGGTAGAGGGTTGCTTAACAACCCAGCCTGGACTTCAGCTCCTGCCCCCAGATCCTTGGCTCTAGATCTCGTCATCGGCCCCACATGGGCCGCGGAATGCCCTTTCCTACCACCTTTAAATCCCTGTGGAAAGGGTTTGGCTTGAAGGTCACCTCTTCCTTTGCAAGCCCAGGGGTTAacagggagggaaagaggtgTGCCCCCCAGGATGAATCATGGAGTCAGAGCCAGAGGTAAGCCAGCATAGGCTGCCTGCTGTTTTAGGCCACTGTGGGTGCTAGCTAGGGGTCCTTCCTGCAGCTCAAATCCAGAGGAGCTCCTGAGGCTGAGGTGCTCACATCATTTAGCTAGGGAGGCCCCATCAATGGAGGTGTTCCCCAGCCCCCTCTcagttccccactcagcaggagccccagggccGATCAGGGGTGTGGCCAGGCAGTGGTTTCCTGCGGCTCCAATCTGGTCTCTGCGTACCTCTGGGGGTAGACACCTTctcaaggccaaggccaaggccaaggtcagggccagggccagggagaggggtaggggttTGTGTGCCTTCCCCAACGAGCATGCAGTAAGCCAGCCAGAACTTACGGTTTTCCGCCAGGAATGGAGGCAAGGCTTGAGGGAAGGCCAGTGGCCCGCATGGGAGGGTGAGGGTCAAAACCAACCTGTAAGGCAAGACAAGGCCAGCCCTTAGTGAGGAAGGCCGCCTCGCAGTCCCTACCCCCAGCCTCTTCCTTCACCATTTCCTACGTCCTGCCCATAGTGCTCCCTCTTCAAAACCCAGAAGACAGAGAACAGCCTATGGTCTCAGAGGAAAAACAGGCCCAGCAGGCCAGGTAGTGCACACGCCAAGTCCAATCTTGCCCAGGACAGTGGGAGGACAGGGTGACAGTCCAGACCCCAACTGTGAGCCAGTACCCTTGAGCCCCACACCCCCAGCGCTCCCTGTCCCACCAGGCAGAGCTGACCCGGCcccacttctttctctcctctggtgTCCAGTGGGCCCGTCACGGGGAGAGGAGGCCACCCAGGAGAGAAACCGTCTCCTGAGAAAGAACCCCTCTCTGCCGACCCAAATCCAAACCCATTCTTGGTATAGCAAGCAGCCTCATTTACCAAACCCAGGCTATGTGGAAGTCACGGGACTCCTTTTGGGATTCCCATCCCCACGGAGCCCAGAAAAAGAGAGCAGCCCCACTTTCCAGATGGAAAAAGATGGCCTGGACATGGGGAGGGGCGAGCCTGAGTTACATGAGGTCTTTTGACGACTAACAAGCCAAATGGGGGTAGGTCTGCTGACCCCAAAGCttatgttcctttctttttctaataaacaCTCTGCCCCAGAGGCAGCTGCCTGACAACCCCCACCAAGTCCCCACTCCTTTCCCAGTCCCCTCCCCGCCAACAAAAGGAGCCAAAAGGTCTACGTACAGCTCCAAAGCTCACCATTGGCGATCGGCCAtaggcagcggcggcggcagccgCCGCCGCGCTCATCTGCGGTGGGATGTTGTGGAGGCTGGCGTAGGCGCTCGGGCTGGTGAGCGAGCCGTTCATCTCGTGGTGGCTCATCATGGCAAAGGGGGCAGCATAGGAGCTGGTAATGGAGATGGGCGTGCGCAAGGCCGAGGCTGCAAGGAGGCGGGCgtcagctggggggtggggggcaccaggGGGGAGCGGGCCCACCCCTCCTTCCGGGACAAAGCTCGGGCCACCAGGATGCCTCCCAGCCCCGCAGCAATCCTTCCTGCACTCAAAAGCTGCCTGCTCCAGGACGTCCTCTTGGACTGAAACCATTTAACTAGGAATCTGGTCCTCGCAGTCCAAAAGGTTCAAGCTGAGAGACGTGCCCACTTCTTCTTACAGAGCAGGacatggaggcccagagaagggagttGCTGGAAGTGTCACAGAACTAATGACACAACTGGGAATAGACTACAGGTGTCCTGACCTATCTGAAGTG from Mustela erminea isolate mMusErm1 chromosome 5, mMusErm1.Pri, whole genome shotgun sequence carries:
- the TLE3 gene encoding transducin-like enhancer protein 3 isoform X10, producing MYPQGRHPAPHQPGQPGFKFTVAESCDRIKDEFQFLQAQYHSLKVEYDKLANEKTEMQRHYVMYYEMSYGLNIEMHKQTEIAKRLNTILAQIMPFLSQEHQQQVAQAVERAKQVTMTELNAIIGVRGLPNLPLTQQQLQAQHLSHATHGPPVQLPPHPSGLQPPGIPPVTGSSSGLLALGALGSQAHLTVKDEKNHHELDHRERESSANNSVSPSESLRASEKHRGSADYSMEAKKRKAEEKDSLSRYDSDGDKSDDLVVDVSNENDKSSTPGLKSNTPTPRNDAPTPGTSTTPGLRSMPGKPPGMDPIASALRTPISITSSYAAPFAMMSHHEMNGSLTSPSAYASLHNIPPQMSAAAAAAAAAYGRSPMVGFDPHPPMRATGLPSSLASIPGGKPAYSFHVSADGQMQPVPFPHDALAGPGIPRHARQINTLSHGEVVCAVTISNPTRHVYTGGKGCVKIWDISQPGSKSPISQLDCLNRDNYIRSCKLLPDGRTLIVGGEASTLTIWDLASPTPRIKAELTSSAPACYALAISPDAKVCFSCCSDGNIAVWDLHNQTLVRQFQGHTDGASCIDISHDGTKLWTGGLDNTVRSWDLREGRQLQQHDFTSQIFSLGYCPTGEWLAVGMESSNVEVLHHTKPDKYQLHLHESCVLSLKFAYCGKWFVSTGKDNLLNAWRTPYGASIFQSKESSSVLSCDISADDKYIVTGSGDKKATVYEVIY
- the TLE3 gene encoding transducin-like enhancer protein 3 isoform X13 — protein: MYPQGRHPAPHQPGQPGFKFTVAESCDRIKDEFQFLQAQYHSLKVEYDKLANEKTEMQRHYVMYYEMSYGLNIEMHKQTEIAKRLNTILAQIMPFLSQEHQQQVAQAVERAKQVTMTELNAIIGNNSVSPSESLRASEKHRGSADYSMEAKKRKAEEKDSLSRYDSDGDKSDDLVVDVSNEDPATPRVSPAHSPPENGLDKARGLKKDAPTSPASVASSSSTPSSKTKDLGHNDKSSTPGLKSNTPTPRNDAPTPGTSTTPGLRSMPGKPPGMDPIGIMASALRTPISITSSYAAPFAMMSHHEMNGSLTSPSAYASLHNIPPQMSAAAAAAAAAYGRSPMVGFDPHPPMRATGLPSSLASIPGGKPAYSFHVSADGQMQPVPFPHDALAGPGIPRHARQINTLSHGEVVCAVTISNPTRHVYTGGKGCVKIWDISQPGSKSPISQLDCLNRDNYIRSCKLLPDGRTLIVGGEASTLTIWDLASPTPRIKAELTSSAPACYALAISPDAKVCFSCCSDGNIAVWDLHNQTLVRQFQGHTDGASCIDISHDGTKLWTGGLDNTVRSWDLREGRQLQQHDFTSQIFSLGYCPTGEWLAVGMESSNVEVLHHTKPDKYQLHLHESCVLSLKFAYCGKWFVSTGKDNLLNAWRTPYGASIFQSKESSSVLSCDISADDKYIVTGSGDKKATVYEVIY
- the TLE3 gene encoding transducin-like enhancer protein 3 isoform X12 — its product is MYPQGRHPAPHQPGQPGFKFTVAESCDRIKDEFQFLQAQYHSLKVEYDKLANEKTEMQRHYVMYYEMSYGLNIEMHKQTEIAKRLNTILAQIMPFLSQEHQQQVAQAVERAKQVTMTELNAIIGNNSVSPSESLRASEKHRGSADYSMEAKKRKAEEKDSLSRYDSDGDKSDDLVVDVSNEDPATPRVSPAHSPPENGLDKARGLKKDAPTSPASVASSSSTPSSKTKDLGHNDKSSTPGLKSNTPTPRNDAPTPGTSTTPGLRSMPGKPPGMDPIGIMASALRTPISITSSYAAPFAMMSHHEMNGSLTSPSAYASLHNIPPQMSAAAAAAAAAYGRSPMVSFGAVGFDPHPPMRATGLPSSLASIPGGKPAYSFHVSADGQMQPVPFPHDALAGPGIPRHARQINTLSHGEVVCAVTISNPTRHVYTGGKGCVKIWDISQPGSKSPISQLDCLNRDNYIRSCKLLPDGRTLIVGGEASTLTIWDLASPTPRIKAELTSSAPACYALAISPDAKVCFSCCSDGNIAVWDLHNQTLVRQFQGHTDGASCIDISHDGTKLWTGGLDNTVRSWDLREGRQLQQHDFTSQIFSLGYCPTGEWLAVGMESSNVEVLHHTKPDKYQLHLHESCVLSLKFAYCGKWFVSTGKDNLLNAWRTPYGASIFQSKESSSVLSCDISADDKYIVTGSGDKKATVYEVIY